Proteins encoded within one genomic window of Glandiceps talaboti chromosome 3, keGlaTala1.1, whole genome shotgun sequence:
- the LOC144432870 gene encoding uncharacterized protein LOC144432870 has translation MKLHVLHSSPVRMSLLTVLTSVPLFGLTVWYFFLRRVTGRPQRITKRVKEKPEFPIEYNITNRAVYPCLAGRMLAVACKLGHSFMGTAVLGPDSFKKANYDLLRKLELPEEPVYTPLQPFDGTAAVVDSDCPVDLEKLIKVEKTEDSDFHLDSISDYYEAYRSGKITPMDVAERAIKAIEDSEQLNPKLRAVTQYDVNEIKKMAKSSSDRFRDNSPLSVFDGIPVLVKEEIQTVPYHHRIGTMYLGKTAANEDATVVKKLREAGALILGVSNMHESGMGVSGINPSKLHGTARNPYNTQHCTGGSSSGSASAVGASLCPIALGSDGGGSVRIPASLCGVVGFKPTFGRVSCHGGAPNCYSVLHIGPLANCVRDVALTYAMIAGPDSKFASSINQPILSLDDFEKKDLTGIKVGIDWKYFRDASTEVLGICENALLYVESLGAKVVEIQIPELEETRVAHIAVIAGEMMTGDYDGYNNHLDEMGKDVALLLGSANQFTGADFVQANKQRARSLKFFRDIFEKVDCVITPGTGKTAVKITQADLQYGNVDLDTMNNYMRFMFLGNILGIPGLVVPVGYDEKGLPVSMQIQGKWWNDNTVLRIGHAAEGFLKKKKPQVHYSLLT, from the exons ATGAAGTTACATGTTCTACATAGCTCTCCGGTTAGGATGTCTTTGTTAACGGTTCTGACCTCAGTGCCTCTGTTCGGGCTAACGGTATGGTATTTCTTCCTTCGGAGGGTCACAGGAAGACCACAGAGAATAACAAAGAGGGTGAAGGAGAAACCAGAATTCCCCATTGAGTATAATATCACAAATCGG GCAGTGTATCCTTGTCTAGCTGGTCGCATGTTGGCAGTTGCCTGTAAACTAGGGCATTCG TTTATGGGTACAGCTGTACTTGGACCTGATTCATTCAA AAAGGCTAATTATGATTTGTTGAGAAAATTAGAGCTACCAGAGGAACCTGTGTATACACCTTTACAGCCATTTGATGGAACAGCGGCTGTTGTTGATAGTGACTGTCCTGTAGATCTTGAGAAATTGATAAAGGTTGAGAAAACTGAAGATTCTGATTTCCATCTGGATTCAATATCTGACTACTATGAGGCCTATAG ATCTGGTAAAATTACTCCGATGGATGTTGCTGAGAGGGCAATAAAAGCAATAGAAGATTCAGAACAACTGAACCCAAAACTTAGAGCAGTAACCCAGTATGAtgtcaatgaaattaaaaaG ATGGCCAAATCATCCAGTGACCGTTTCCGAGACAACAGTCCTCTCTCTGTATTTGATGGTATTCCAGTACTTGTCAAGGAAGAAATACAAACT GTGCCATACCATCACAGAATTGGAACTATGTATCTAGGAAAGACTGCTGCCAATGAGGATGCAACAGTTGTGAAGAAATTACGTGAAGCAGGTGCACTTATCTTAGGAGTCAGTAATATGCATGAAAGTGGTATGGGAGTATCAGGAATTAACCCTAGCAA GTTACATGGCACAGCTAGGAATCCATACAATACACAACACTGCACTGGAGGAAGTTCATCTGGATCAGCATCAGCAGTGGGAGCAA GTTTGTGTCCCATAGCTCTAGGAAGTGATGGTGGTGGATCTGTCCGTATTCCTGCTTCCCTTTGTGGTGTTGTTGGATTCAAGCCAACATTTGGACGTGTAAGCTGCCATGGTGGTGCCCCAAATTGTTACtctgtattacacattggacCACTAGCCAACTGTGTTAGAGATGTTGCTCTAACCTATG CCATGATAGCTGGACCAGACTCAAAGTTCGCTAGCTCTATAAATCAGCCAATCTTATCTCTTGATGACTTTGAGAAGAAAGATTTGACTGGAATCAAAGTGGGAATTGATTGGAAATACTTCAGG GATGCTAGTACTGAAGTACTTGGTATTTGTGAAAATG CTTTGTTGTATGTGGAGAGTCTTGGAGCCAAGGTTGTAGAAATACAAATCCCAGAATTGGAGGAAACCAGGGTGGCACATATAGCAGTCATAGCAGGTGAAATGATGACTGGAGATTATGATGGCTACAACAATCATTTAGATGAAATG GGCAAAGATGTTGCACTCTTACTTGGTTCTGCTAACCAATTTACTGGAGCTGACTTTGTACAAGCCAACAAACAGAGGGCTAGATCTTTGAAGTTCTTCAGGGATATCTTTGAGAAAGTGGACTGTGTTATAACACCTG GCACTGGAAAAACAGCAGTAAAAATCACCCAAGCAGATCTCCAATACGGCAATGTTGACTTAGACACCATGAATAACTATATGAG ATTCATGTTCCTAGGCAACATCCTCGGTATACCAGGCCTAGTTGTACCTGTAGGGTACGATGAGAAGGGACTACCAGTTAGTATGCAAATACAAGGCAAATGGTGGAATGACAACACTGTTTTACGTATAGGGCATGCAGCTGAAGGGttcctgaagaaaaaaaagcCTCAAGTGCACTATTCATTACTCACCTAA
- the LOC144433332 gene encoding uncharacterized protein LOC144433332 translates to MDLQRSTSSSPCRCSTKLVLLLVIIYVFILLIPYNDIAISYQYPKPAAGYHVVTSPTPMSLLASLEQCAERVNASLSQWKNTFGLDKGILKRALNHVTSTLAFERAVLKALTRNTTLHVGIAGGSISARKYSYANVLTKAMQDALRVPVVLHNAATGATDSIYYSYCFGAHLDIQELDIVLWEFAANDFIKKIGPWAQEEFTRVILNLTSQPQLIFVNFLHGLQIKHKSCVNNEKIASEPISEYYDVPSISMPDVICPMVKRGNYLRFVNSKTDGHPNTKNHRLMGMFLVEFFKVVLNNLMPKVQAGLPNGRSMLEEAFPYRNKLPRPLFKDTAVVFLPKCWSTLGTRERLMTTLKPNDVNGWVLSSLKNVSNSERTDIKQFWQSRYVDSYITFRLDIEPYRDLNCVVLIIASRGPFCGKVRVHIDKAVEKSVVVDGKWNYKVTVTKRISSNLKPGTHNLTLTSLSKKPFRLAAIAISYVTT, encoded by the coding sequence ATGGATTTACAACGATCGACCAGCAGTTCTCCTTGTCGATGCAGCACCAAACTTGTTCTGTTATTGGTCATAATATACGTCTTCATCTTATTAATTCCATATAATGATATAGCAATATCCTACCAGTATCCTAAACCTGCTGCTGGATACCATGTGGTGACTTCACCAACACCAATGAGTCTATTGGCCTCTTTGGAGCAATGTGCCGAACGTGTTAACGCCAGCCTGTCACAGTGGAAGAATACATTTGGTTTGGATAAAGGGATACTTAAGAGGGCTCTAAATCACGTGACATCGACGTTAGCATTCGAGCGGGCGGTCTTGAAAGCACTGACAAGAAATACCACATTACATGTAGGAATAGCAGGGGGTTCTATCTCTGCTAGGAAGTATTCGTACGCCAACGTACTCACCAAAGCCATGCAAGATGCATTACGTGTTCCTGTTGTACTTCATAATGCAGCCACAGGAGCCACCGATAgcatatattattcatattgcTTCGGTGCTCATTTAGATATACAGGAATTAGACATCGTCTTGTGGGAGTTTGCCGCGaatgattttattaaaaaaattgggCCGTGGGCTCAAGAGGAATTCACTAGAGTTATACTGAATCTGACGAGTCAGCCACAACtgatttttgtcaattttttacaCGGACTACAGATAAAACACAAATCATGTGTAAATAATGAAAAGATTGCAAGTGAACCCATCAGTGAATACTACGATGTACCATCAATTAGTATGCCAGATGTGATTTGTCCTATGGTAAAACGGGGTAATTATTTACGTTTCGTTAACAGCAAAACTGACGGTCATCCAAACACAAAGAACCATAGACTAATGGGAATGTTTCTTGTTGAATTTTTCAAAGTCGTGCTTAATAATTTAATGCCAAAGGTACAAGCTGGACTACCAAATGGACGAAGTATGTTGGAGGAGGCCTTTCCTTACAGAAATAAACTTCCACGCCCTCTATTCAAAGATACCGCGGTGGTGTTTTTACCCAAATGCTGGTCTACCCTTGGTACAAGAGAAAGACTAATGACGACTTTGAAACCTAATGATGTCAATGGTTGGGTACTGTCGTCTctgaaaaatgtttcaaactCAGAAAGGACAGATATCAAACAGTTCTGGCAGAGTAGATATGTCGACAGCTATATTACGTTTCGTTTGGATATAGAGCCTTACAGAGACTTGAACTGTGTCGTTTTAATAATCGCGTCCAGGGGTCCATTCTGTGGAAAAGTTCGTGTTCATATTGATAAGGCTGTAGAAAAATCGGTCGTTGTCGACGGGAAATGGAATTACAAAGTGACAGTAACAAAGAGGATCAGTTCTAATTTGAAGCCAGGAACACATAATCTGACGTTGACTTCACTTAGTAAGAAACCGTTTCGACTTGCTGCTATTGCGATTTCATACGTGACAACATAa